The following nucleotide sequence is from Flavobacterium sp. N1736.
AATTAAGTATCGATTCTTTACAAAAAATGAAAGTAGCAACGATTTCAAATTTTAAAATAATTGGTCAGAATGGCGATGTTAAAAAAGACAATAAAATTAGTAAAGGTGTTTTATTGAAAGACATTTTAGAAAAAGCTAAAATAAAACAAAAAGATCATAAAGACCGTAACTTCTATATTGTTGCCAGAGCTTCAGATGATTATAAAGCAACTTTCTCGTGGGCAGAAATATTTAATAATCCAACAGGAGAAAACACTTATGTTCTTTTTGAAGAAAACGGAAAACCGATCAAAAATGGAGAAATGGTTTTGATTTGCAAAAACGATGTTAAAACCGGACCAAGACATGTTTACTGGCTAAAAAGTATTGAGGTTTATAGAGTGAAGTAAGGTTCTGAGGCACTAAGGTTCTGAGGTTTTTTAAACGCAAAGAACGCTAAGATTTTTATCTCGTAATTACGCTGATAAAACGCAAAGTTCACAAAGCTTTTTATTTATT
It contains:
- a CDS encoding molybdopterin-dependent oxidoreductase, with protein sequence MKPQNYILVLFIAITCSMCNSSKKEDKIVIEKNASTEKEHHHALTEADSLKLVNHQIEVKGEIEFPLQLSIDSLQKMKVATISNFKIIGQNGDVKKDNKISKGVLLKDILEKAKIKQKDHKDRNFYIVARASDDYKATFSWAEIFNNPTGENTYVLFEENGKPIKNGEMVLICKNDVKTGPRHVYWLKSIEVYRVK